DNA from Patescibacteria group bacterium:
CCCATTGTGCGCTGCGAACCCGGCATGATCATTATCAAATTGGATCCGATTGATTGAATACTTGATTCAATTGATTTTTGTGAGCCCTGGCCGACGGAAATCATGGCAATCACCGATCCGATGCCGATAACAATGCCCAAAATAGTCAGGGCTGACCTTGCCTTGTTTGATTTTACCGCCAAGACGGTCTCATTGTATAAATCAGCAAATCTCATTCAACAAAAAATTTAAATAATCATGCCGTCGCGAATTCGTATTACCCGATCGGCAATGCTTGCAACCTCATTCTCATGAGTAATTAATACAACCGTATGGCCAAGCCGCTGATTTAAATCCTTAAAAGTATTTAAAACTATTTCTCCGGTGCGCGTATCCAAATTTCCGGTCGGCTCATCGGCCAAAATAATTGGCGGATTATTAACAAGCGCGCGGGCAATCGCCACTCTCTGCATCTGGCCTCCGGATAGCTGGTTGGAAAGATGCGTCCAAAATTCTTTATCCAGTCCGGCCGCGATCAAAGCCTTCTTCGCTTCTTCTTCGCGATCCTCGGGAAACACTTTGTCGGAATAAATCAGCGGGAGCATCACGTTCCTGATCACGGTCGCGCGTGGCAATAAATTAAATGACTGAAAAACAAAACCGATTTTATTTTTTCTGATATCCGCGAGTTCATCGTCCGAGAGCTCGGCCACATCCTGTCCGTCCAGAATATATTTTCCGCTTGTCGCGACATCCAGGGCGCCGATAATATTCATGATGGTAGATTTTCCCGATCCCGACGGACCCATAATCGCAACAAATTCGCCTTTATTAATTTTAAAATTAATATCTTTTAAAACTTGCGTCTCAATATTTCCGGTGGAATAAATTTTATTAAGATTCTGACATTCAATCATACTATCTGATCATTGCTTCGGCTCCGCCGAATGCCGACATGCCGCTTGCGCTTCTTGCTCCTGCGGACGCGGAATTATCCGACATGGTTGAAACAACGATAAATTCGCCCTGGCTCAAGCCGCTTGTTATCTCGGTATTGGTATCGTCGACCAGTCCCACGGTTATTGCTTTTTGCTGCGGCAAATTCTTGGTTGCGATCACGCCGGCGGACGAGCTCGCCGCTCCGGTATCGATCACTTCTACATAATTCTGGCCGGATTGGTCCGATTTAACCGCGGCATTCGGCACCACAAGCACGTCCATGCGCGCGTCCGACACGATATCGGCAGAAACGCTCATCTGCGACTTGATGCGCTCATCCTGCATGTCAAAAGTAATTTTAACTGAATAACTGACCACGCCCTGGCTCACGGTTCCGATGCTGTCTATTTCCTCCACCACGCCGGTGATTGTCAGTTCGTCAATCGCGCTGAAGGTCAGCGTGACTTTTTGCGCGACATGAACCCTGGCGGCGTCAACTTCATTCAATGAAACAACCGCGGTCTGAGCCGGGCTGATAATCGTTAGCAATGGCGCCGAGGGTGAAGCGGAATCCCCCACGGCCTGAGATACGGTGGCAACGATTCCGTCAAATGGCGCGCGCACATGGGCATAATCCAGCGCTCCAACGGC
Protein-coding regions in this window:
- a CDS encoding ABC transporter ATP-binding protein; protein product: MIECQNLNKIYSTGNIETQVLKDINFKINKGEFVAIMGPSGSGKSTIMNIIGALDVATSGKYILDGQDVAELSDDELADIRKNKIGFVFQSFNLLPRATVIRNVMLPLIYSDKVFPEDREEEAKKALIAAGLDKEFWTHLSNQLSGGQMQRVAIARALVNNPPIILADEPTGNLDTRTGEIVLNTFKDLNQRLGHTVVLITHENEVASIADRVIRIRDGMII